A window from Dunckerocampus dactyliophorus isolate RoL2022-P2 chromosome 15, RoL_Ddac_1.1, whole genome shotgun sequence encodes these proteins:
- the cracr2ab gene encoding EF-hand calcium-binding domain-containing protein 4B isoform X4: protein MDEQQDSRRPKGLGRSSGWGHITLLDKTKEFFQTCDVEGKGFITRTDMRRLHRELLLSAEELEDVFDSLDAERAGYLTLDAFSSGFSQFLQGRRISVPDEPNQAPSSGLRTKEALYQSQWEAKLSGGEDEEEHFCMLLESLGASHVFEDPDEVRSLWAQLRRDEPHLLSNFEEFLARVTHQIKEAHQEKREMESALQRKAATHDSEIRHLYEEMEAQIKTEKDRLLLKDSERLQWRSQDLEHQLSSKEKELEQLFQKQMRVSDGFCLTSHGWCWLVWSPLQLELQCRELNSEKQESHVENVKLKMTNDELSRALETTSQELLVAQEQLAVLQEQAARLHQEKEMEMYRVTEGLQREKQSLMKQLDLLRYIRTEKTPSFRCQKVLFFLVNPPREMNKHLKDERDICSRVPRTSLRKKQKQRAGLADAFDKSQPAKSEDDAAAITPSGVKKSVELPNGYVAPAPPKVHNVRAKAKKAIARSSSLRRSAKERAKRPEAERKVDVGDEVLDVPPGGWPLRRVISIEEDHLPHLLQGGPQLLLHQLSEEEDVEEVQNDLDATTQARKLQLFRPKKTPMSPRGQPVGKETQHAEETPLLGPSRLFKVVLVGNSSVGKTSLLRSFCEGHFHPSTPATVGIDFSVKTLTLNNMQVAMQLWDTAGQERYRSITKQFFRKADGVVVMYDVTLEESFKAVRPWLANVKDAAGEGVQILLLGNKMDMDGDREVSFKEAEQLAQEKKVMFYEVSAYTSKNVTESLTHLARVLMEQEDRVRDTTVLLSAQPLKKKACCQ, encoded by the exons ATGGACGAGCAGCAGGACAGCAGGAGACCCAAAGGCCTCGGACGCAGCTCAGGCTGGGGTCACATCACCCTGCTAGACAAAACCAAGGAGTTCTTCCAGACGTGCGACGTGGAAGGCAAAGGCTTCATCACGCGTACCGACATGAGG AGGCTCCACAGGGAGCTGCTGCTGTCTGCTGAGGAGCTGGAGGACGTCTTTGACTCTCTGGATGCGGAGCGCGCTGGATACCTCACGCTGGATGCCTTCTCCTCTGGATTCA GTCAGTTCCTTCAAGGCCGGAGGATTTCGGTGCCCGATGAGCCCAACCAGGCCCCCAGTTCAGGGTTGAGAACCAAGGAGGCCCTCTACCAGAGCCAATGGGAAGCCAAGCTGTCGGGCggcgaggacgaggaggagcacTTCTGCATGCTGCTGGAGAGCTTGGGAGCAAGTCATGTTTTTGAGGA CCCGGACGAGGTGCGCAGTCTGTGGGCCCAACTCAGACGGGACGAGCCTCACCTGCTGTCCAACTTTGAGGAGTTCCTGGCCAGGGTCACCCATCAGATCAAGGAGGCCCACCAGGAGAAGCGGGAGATGGAGAGCGCCCTCCAGAG GAAGGCGGCGACGCACGACAGCGAGATCCGACACCTGTACGAGGAGATGGAGGCACAGATCAAAACGGAGAAAGACAGACTTCTGCTGAAG GACTCTGAGCGCCTCCAGTGGCGAAGCCAGGACTTGGAGCACCAGCTGTCTTCCAAGGAGAAGGAGCTGGAGCAGCTCTTCCAGAAGCAGATGAGGGTTAGTGACGGCTTCTGTTTAACATCACATGGTTGGTGTTGGCTTGTTTGGTCCCCTCTCCAGTTGGAGCTACAGTGCCGCGAGCTGAACAGCGAGAAGCAGGAGAGCCACGTGGAGAACGTCAAGCTGAAGATGACTAACGACGAGCTGTCACGAGCGCTGGAGACCACCAGCCAGGAGCTGCTGGTCGCCCAGGAGCAACTGGCCGTGCTGCAGGAGCAGGCGGCCCGGCTGCACCAGGAGAAAGAGAT GGAAATGTACCGAGTCACAGAAGGGCTCCAGAGAGAGAAGCAGAGCCTCATGAAGCAGCTTGACCTCCTCAGGTACATCCGTACAGAAAAAACTCCTTCTTTTAGGTGCCAGAAAGTTCTTTTCTTTCTCGTCAATCCTCCCAGGGAGATGAACAAACACCTGAAGGATGAGCGGGACATATGCAGTAGAGTG CCGAGAACATCCCTGAGGAAGAAGCAGAAGCAGAGAGCCGGCCTGGCCGACGCGTTTGACAAGAGCCAGCCTGCCAAAAG TGAGGACGACGCCGCCGCCATCACCCCCTCCGGGGTGAAGAAGAGCGTGGAATTGCCCAACGGCTATGTGGCCCCCGCCCCACCTAAAGTTCACAACGTGCGGGCCAAAGCCAAGAAGGCCATCGCCAGGTCCTCCAGCTTGAGGAGGAGTGCCAAGGAGCGGGCCAAGAGGCCGGAGGCGGAGAGGAAGGTGGACGTCGGCGATGAGGTGTTGGATGTGCCCCCGGGCGGGTGGCCCCTCAGGCGGGTCATCTCCATCGAAGAGGACCACCTGCCCCACCTCCTCCAAGGTGGACCCCAACTGTTGCTGCACCAGCTCAGCGAGGAGGAAGACGTGGAGGAAGTGCAGAACGATTTGGACGCCACCACACAAGCGCGGAAGCTCCAGTTATTCCGTCCAAAAAAGACCCCCATGTCGCCACGGGGGCAACCTGTGGGGAAGGAGACCCAGCAT GCAGAAGAGACGCCCTTGCTCGGCCCGAGCCGCCTCTTTAAGGTGGTCCTGGTCGGAAACTCCAGCGTGGGCAAGACCTCTCTTCTGCGCTCCTTCTGCGAGGGACATTTCCACCCGTCCACTCCGGCTACTGTGG GGATTGACTTCAGCGTGAAGACCTTAACCCTCAACAACATGCAGGTAGCCATGCAGCTGTGGGACACGGCAGGTCAAGAGAG GTACCGCAGCATCACCAAGCAGTTCTTTCGCAAGGCCGATGGCGTGGTGGTGATGTACGACGTCACGCTGGAGGAGAGCTTCAAGGCCGTGAGACCCTGGCTCGCCAACGTCAAG GACGCTGCGGGGGAAGGGGTCCAGATCCTGCTGCTAGGCAACAAGATGGACATGGACGGAGACAGGGAGGTGTCCTTCAAAGAGGCAGAACAACTGGCTCAG GAGAAGAAGGTGATGTTCTACGAGGTCAGCGCCTACACGAGCAAGAACGTGACCGAGTCCCTCACCCACCTGGCCAG AGTGTTGATGGAGCAAGAGGACAGGGTGAGAGACACCACTGTCCTACTGAGCGCTCAGCCCTTAAAGAAGAAAGCCTGCTGCCAGTGA
- the cracr2ab gene encoding EF-hand calcium-binding domain-containing protein 4B isoform X5, protein MDEQQDSRRPKGLGRSSGWGHITLLDKTKEFFQTCDVEGKGFITRTDMRRLHRELLLSAEELEDVFDSLDAERAGYLTLDAFSSGFSQFLQGRRISVPDEPNQAPSSGLRTKEALYQSQWEAKLSGGEDEEEHFCMLLESLGASHVFEDPDEVRSLWAQLRRDEPHLLSNFEEFLARVTHQIKEAHQEKREMESALQRKAATHDSEIRHLYEEMEAQIKTEKDRLLLKDSERLQWRSQDLEHQLSSKEKELEQLFQKQMRLELQCRELNSEKQESHVENVKLKMTNDELSRALETTSQELLVAQEQLAVLQEQAARLHQEKEMEMYRVTEGLQREKQSLMKQLDLLREMNKHLKDERDICSRVPRTSLRKKQKQRAGLADAFDKSQPAKRSPVVLEGSYQSLEALPVEHLQIVFVASSSCSEDDAAAITPSGVKKSVELPNGYVAPAPPKVHNVRAKAKKAIARSSSLRRSAKERAKRPEAERKVDVGDEVLDVPPGGWPLRRVISIEEDHLPHLLQGGPQLLLHQLSEEEDVEEVQNDLDATTQARKLQLFRPKKTPMSPRGQPVGKETQHAEETPLLGPSRLFKVVLVGNSSVGKTSLLRSFCEGHFHPSTPATVGIDFSVKTLTLNNMQVAMQLWDTAGQERYRSITKQFFRKADGVVVMYDVTLEESFKAVRPWLANVKDAAGEGVQILLLGNKMDMDGDREVSFKEAEQLAQEKKVMFYEVSAYTSKNVTESLTHLARVLMEQEDRVRDTTVLLSAQPLKKKACCQ, encoded by the exons ATGGACGAGCAGCAGGACAGCAGGAGACCCAAAGGCCTCGGACGCAGCTCAGGCTGGGGTCACATCACCCTGCTAGACAAAACCAAGGAGTTCTTCCAGACGTGCGACGTGGAAGGCAAAGGCTTCATCACGCGTACCGACATGAGG AGGCTCCACAGGGAGCTGCTGCTGTCTGCTGAGGAGCTGGAGGACGTCTTTGACTCTCTGGATGCGGAGCGCGCTGGATACCTCACGCTGGATGCCTTCTCCTCTGGATTCA GTCAGTTCCTTCAAGGCCGGAGGATTTCGGTGCCCGATGAGCCCAACCAGGCCCCCAGTTCAGGGTTGAGAACCAAGGAGGCCCTCTACCAGAGCCAATGGGAAGCCAAGCTGTCGGGCggcgaggacgaggaggagcacTTCTGCATGCTGCTGGAGAGCTTGGGAGCAAGTCATGTTTTTGAGGA CCCGGACGAGGTGCGCAGTCTGTGGGCCCAACTCAGACGGGACGAGCCTCACCTGCTGTCCAACTTTGAGGAGTTCCTGGCCAGGGTCACCCATCAGATCAAGGAGGCCCACCAGGAGAAGCGGGAGATGGAGAGCGCCCTCCAGAG GAAGGCGGCGACGCACGACAGCGAGATCCGACACCTGTACGAGGAGATGGAGGCACAGATCAAAACGGAGAAAGACAGACTTCTGCTGAAG GACTCTGAGCGCCTCCAGTGGCGAAGCCAGGACTTGGAGCACCAGCTGTCTTCCAAGGAGAAGGAGCTGGAGCAGCTCTTCCAGAAGCAGATGAGG TTGGAGCTACAGTGCCGCGAGCTGAACAGCGAGAAGCAGGAGAGCCACGTGGAGAACGTCAAGCTGAAGATGACTAACGACGAGCTGTCACGAGCGCTGGAGACCACCAGCCAGGAGCTGCTGGTCGCCCAGGAGCAACTGGCCGTGCTGCAGGAGCAGGCGGCCCGGCTGCACCAGGAGAAAGAGAT GGAAATGTACCGAGTCACAGAAGGGCTCCAGAGAGAGAAGCAGAGCCTCATGAAGCAGCTTGACCTCCTCAG GGAGATGAACAAACACCTGAAGGATGAGCGGGACATATGCAGTAGAGTG CCGAGAACATCCCTGAGGAAGAAGCAGAAGCAGAGAGCCGGCCTGGCCGACGCGTTTGACAAGAGCCAGCCTGCCAAAAG ATCCCCTGTGGTGCTGGAGGGCTCCTACCAATCTCTGGAGGCCTTGCCTGTAGAGCACCTTCAAATCGTCTTTGTTGCTTCCTCCTCCTGTAGTGAGGACGACGCCGCCGCCATCACCCCCTCCGGGGTGAAGAAGAGCGTGGAATTGCCCAACGGCTATGTGGCCCCCGCCCCACCTAAAGTTCACAACGTGCGGGCCAAAGCCAAGAAGGCCATCGCCAGGTCCTCCAGCTTGAGGAGGAGTGCCAAGGAGCGGGCCAAGAGGCCGGAGGCGGAGAGGAAGGTGGACGTCGGCGATGAGGTGTTGGATGTGCCCCCGGGCGGGTGGCCCCTCAGGCGGGTCATCTCCATCGAAGAGGACCACCTGCCCCACCTCCTCCAAGGTGGACCCCAACTGTTGCTGCACCAGCTCAGCGAGGAGGAAGACGTGGAGGAAGTGCAGAACGATTTGGACGCCACCACACAAGCGCGGAAGCTCCAGTTATTCCGTCCAAAAAAGACCCCCATGTCGCCACGGGGGCAACCTGTGGGGAAGGAGACCCAGCAT GCAGAAGAGACGCCCTTGCTCGGCCCGAGCCGCCTCTTTAAGGTGGTCCTGGTCGGAAACTCCAGCGTGGGCAAGACCTCTCTTCTGCGCTCCTTCTGCGAGGGACATTTCCACCCGTCCACTCCGGCTACTGTGG GGATTGACTTCAGCGTGAAGACCTTAACCCTCAACAACATGCAGGTAGCCATGCAGCTGTGGGACACGGCAGGTCAAGAGAG GTACCGCAGCATCACCAAGCAGTTCTTTCGCAAGGCCGATGGCGTGGTGGTGATGTACGACGTCACGCTGGAGGAGAGCTTCAAGGCCGTGAGACCCTGGCTCGCCAACGTCAAG GACGCTGCGGGGGAAGGGGTCCAGATCCTGCTGCTAGGCAACAAGATGGACATGGACGGAGACAGGGAGGTGTCCTTCAAAGAGGCAGAACAACTGGCTCAG GAGAAGAAGGTGATGTTCTACGAGGTCAGCGCCTACACGAGCAAGAACGTGACCGAGTCCCTCACCCACCTGGCCAG AGTGTTGATGGAGCAAGAGGACAGGGTGAGAGACACCACTGTCCTACTGAGCGCTCAGCCCTTAAAGAAGAAAGCCTGCTGCCAGTGA
- the cracr2ab gene encoding EF-hand calcium-binding domain-containing protein 4B isoform X7, with product MLLESLGASHVFEDPDEVRSLWAQLRRDEPHLLSNFEEFLARVTHQIKEAHQEKREMESALQRKAATHDSEIRHLYEEMEAQIKTEKDRLLLKDSERLQWRSQDLEHQLSSKEKELEQLFQKQMRVSDGFCLTSHGWCWLVWSPLQLELQCRELNSEKQESHVENVKLKMTNDELSRALETTSQELLVAQEQLAVLQEQAARLHQEKEMEMYRVTEGLQREKQSLMKQLDLLRYIRTEKTPSFRCQKVLFFLVNPPREMNKHLKDERDICSRVPRTSLRKKQKQRAGLADAFDKSQPAKRSPVVLEGSYQSLEALPVEHLQIVFVASSSCSEDDAAAITPSGVKKSVELPNGYVAPAPPKVHNVRAKAKKAIARSSSLRRSAKERAKRPEAERKVDVGDEVLDVPPGGWPLRRVISIEEDHLPHLLQGGPQLLLHQLSEEEDVEEVQNDLDATTQARKLQLFRPKKTPMSPRGQPVGKETQHAEETPLLGPSRLFKVVLVGNSSVGKTSLLRSFCEGHFHPSTPATVGIDFSVKTLTLNNMQVAMQLWDTAGQERYRSITKQFFRKADGVVVMYDVTLEESFKAVRPWLANVKDAAGEGVQILLLGNKMDMDGDREVSFKEAEQLAQEKKVMFYEVSAYTSKNVTESLTHLARVLMEQEDRVRDTTVLLSAQPLKKKACCQ from the exons ATGCTGCTGGAGAGCTTGGGAGCAAGTCATGTTTTTGAGGA CCCGGACGAGGTGCGCAGTCTGTGGGCCCAACTCAGACGGGACGAGCCTCACCTGCTGTCCAACTTTGAGGAGTTCCTGGCCAGGGTCACCCATCAGATCAAGGAGGCCCACCAGGAGAAGCGGGAGATGGAGAGCGCCCTCCAGAG GAAGGCGGCGACGCACGACAGCGAGATCCGACACCTGTACGAGGAGATGGAGGCACAGATCAAAACGGAGAAAGACAGACTTCTGCTGAAG GACTCTGAGCGCCTCCAGTGGCGAAGCCAGGACTTGGAGCACCAGCTGTCTTCCAAGGAGAAGGAGCTGGAGCAGCTCTTCCAGAAGCAGATGAGGGTTAGTGACGGCTTCTGTTTAACATCACATGGTTGGTGTTGGCTTGTTTGGTCCCCTCTCCAGTTGGAGCTACAGTGCCGCGAGCTGAACAGCGAGAAGCAGGAGAGCCACGTGGAGAACGTCAAGCTGAAGATGACTAACGACGAGCTGTCACGAGCGCTGGAGACCACCAGCCAGGAGCTGCTGGTCGCCCAGGAGCAACTGGCCGTGCTGCAGGAGCAGGCGGCCCGGCTGCACCAGGAGAAAGAGAT GGAAATGTACCGAGTCACAGAAGGGCTCCAGAGAGAGAAGCAGAGCCTCATGAAGCAGCTTGACCTCCTCAGGTACATCCGTACAGAAAAAACTCCTTCTTTTAGGTGCCAGAAAGTTCTTTTCTTTCTCGTCAATCCTCCCAGGGAGATGAACAAACACCTGAAGGATGAGCGGGACATATGCAGTAGAGTG CCGAGAACATCCCTGAGGAAGAAGCAGAAGCAGAGAGCCGGCCTGGCCGACGCGTTTGACAAGAGCCAGCCTGCCAAAAG ATCCCCTGTGGTGCTGGAGGGCTCCTACCAATCTCTGGAGGCCTTGCCTGTAGAGCACCTTCAAATCGTCTTTGTTGCTTCCTCCTCCTGTAGTGAGGACGACGCCGCCGCCATCACCCCCTCCGGGGTGAAGAAGAGCGTGGAATTGCCCAACGGCTATGTGGCCCCCGCCCCACCTAAAGTTCACAACGTGCGGGCCAAAGCCAAGAAGGCCATCGCCAGGTCCTCCAGCTTGAGGAGGAGTGCCAAGGAGCGGGCCAAGAGGCCGGAGGCGGAGAGGAAGGTGGACGTCGGCGATGAGGTGTTGGATGTGCCCCCGGGCGGGTGGCCCCTCAGGCGGGTCATCTCCATCGAAGAGGACCACCTGCCCCACCTCCTCCAAGGTGGACCCCAACTGTTGCTGCACCAGCTCAGCGAGGAGGAAGACGTGGAGGAAGTGCAGAACGATTTGGACGCCACCACACAAGCGCGGAAGCTCCAGTTATTCCGTCCAAAAAAGACCCCCATGTCGCCACGGGGGCAACCTGTGGGGAAGGAGACCCAGCAT GCAGAAGAGACGCCCTTGCTCGGCCCGAGCCGCCTCTTTAAGGTGGTCCTGGTCGGAAACTCCAGCGTGGGCAAGACCTCTCTTCTGCGCTCCTTCTGCGAGGGACATTTCCACCCGTCCACTCCGGCTACTGTGG GGATTGACTTCAGCGTGAAGACCTTAACCCTCAACAACATGCAGGTAGCCATGCAGCTGTGGGACACGGCAGGTCAAGAGAG GTACCGCAGCATCACCAAGCAGTTCTTTCGCAAGGCCGATGGCGTGGTGGTGATGTACGACGTCACGCTGGAGGAGAGCTTCAAGGCCGTGAGACCCTGGCTCGCCAACGTCAAG GACGCTGCGGGGGAAGGGGTCCAGATCCTGCTGCTAGGCAACAAGATGGACATGGACGGAGACAGGGAGGTGTCCTTCAAAGAGGCAGAACAACTGGCTCAG GAGAAGAAGGTGATGTTCTACGAGGTCAGCGCCTACACGAGCAAGAACGTGACCGAGTCCCTCACCCACCTGGCCAG AGTGTTGATGGAGCAAGAGGACAGGGTGAGAGACACCACTGTCCTACTGAGCGCTCAGCCCTTAAAGAAGAAAGCCTGCTGCCAGTGA